In Fulvia fulva chromosome 8, complete sequence, the DNA window CTCTCTCCAAGCAGTAGCCGACCAAGTTAAAGCAGAGGTCGGCCATGTCAACGTCCTCATCGTCAATAGTGGCTCCTCAGGTCCTGGGATGAACAGCATACCGTCCGACGCACCTATTAAGGATGTGCAGCAGAACCTGTGGTCAATCTCAGAAGACGACATGAACAAAGTCTACGCCATCAACAACACTGGAGCTTACTTCACCGCAGTCGCTTTCCTGGAGTTGCTGGATGCAGGCAACAAGTCAGCTGCCAGGACGGGCATACAGAGCCAGATTATCTTCACGGCAAGTCTCGCTGGCTACGCAAGAGCTCTGTCGACGAATGTACCATACTCTACGAGCAAGGCTGCTACGATACATCTGGTCAAGCTACTATCGACGTATCTTGCTAAGCATGACATTCGAGTCAATGGCGTGGCACCTGGCATTTACCCGAGCGAAATGACGGAGGGGATGACAGATCGACCTGGCTTTAATGTCAACACGATACCGGCGCATCGGCTGGGGACAGAGGAGGATATGCGTGGCACCATTCTGTTCTTGACATCGAGAGCTGGCGCGTATACGAACGGGCTGGTGCTCATATCGGATGGAGGACGACTTGGGCAGATGCCGGCCACATACTGAGATGATACACATCGGTGTCAGACTTTCGCCGAAGACTGGGGCGGACCTACACATGATCATGTTAGAACAGGGTAGACAAATCACACACATGAGGCATGAGTCTGTCTTACAGCCGACGCCTCGCTTTCGGAAGTACATGCTCGCCTAACCGAACCAAGGCGTACGTCTCTTCGTACAGCACTATCAGATCTACGGGTACCTACTCATGCTCGGCAGCATCAGGCATTCCCGGACCTCTCTATCCTCAACGGCGATTTGCAGCTCACGACTCGCGAGAGCAAGTTTCCAAATACAAAAATGAATCATGTCTAAGGCAAGACACCAAGCTTCTTGACCGAGACGCTGTGTTTTCTCTTCCAAAATCACGTTGCACAGACTCTAGAACACCTCACACGCGGCTTCGAAGCTGATGGTGCCACAGATTGCAGATACGGGCAGACAAAACGATGCCATATGGACAGTCTCCAACTGACTGCGTGCACGCATATCTGCTTCCTCGCCTGCAATGCCGAGAGACGACCATAAAATTACCACTAACAACAATCCTGCGACACAAATACCCTT includes these proteins:
- a CDS encoding Short-chain dehydrogenase/reductase SAT3, translating into MANNNDADLFRVEGQVAIITGAGSGLGRMMAHSLASNGAQKVYVVGRRLEKLQDTASGYENIVPIVGDATRKDSLQAVADQVKAEVGHVNVLIVNSGSSGPGMNSIPSDAPIKDVQQNLWSISEDDMNKVYAINNTGAYFTAVAFLELLDAGNKSAARTGIQSQIIFTASLAGYARALSTNVPYSTSKAATIHLVKLLSTYLAKHDIRVNGVAPGIYPSEMTEGMTDRPGFNVNTIPAHRLGTEEDMRGTILFLTSRAGAYTNGLVLISDGGRLGQMPATY